Genomic DNA from Perca fluviatilis chromosome 12, GENO_Pfluv_1.0, whole genome shotgun sequence:
AAACCTAACAAACCAAATGGGGTATatcaatttcttttaaatgcatGCAAAAGTCACGGATGCAATGCATTTGtaacagttagtcaaggcttATTATTGCATTTACTAATGATATAATAGACACCttaattaactgtttttaataGTCAGGGTTTATTAttgcattaactaatggtaaaatagacaccttagttaactgcgATTAACAGTTAGTTAAGGCATCAACTAATGATaaataatgcatcaattaataccttagttaacatgagcattgttaataaatgtttgacAATTTATTCAACCCTTAATAACGGTTAGTTAATGCTTATTAATGCATTAACTAATGCTAATTAATGtacacttatatatatatataaaaacttataaaaaaaaaaaaactaatatataAAACTTTCATTAGCATTTTAATTTGACTGGTCTCTTCGTCACATGGCTTGGGCCGGTTTATGGTAATCCCAGGCGAGCCCCCAACTCTTCAATTTGCAACCATGTTTTTGGTTTACATCGTGTAAATCTGGTCTGAGTTCTCTGGTGTGCCCTCTAGTGGAACATTAAGTGTtggttaaggtgcatatgttctctattttacaataagtctaccaaagagcattaatacCTCTTTAGTTGTGGTTTAGTAAGGCTTGTTCAGAATTGTTAAATACTTAATTAAGTGtgagttaaggtgcatatgttctctactttacaataagtctaacaaagagcattaataactgtttattgaTGGTTAGGtaaggcttattcagtattgttacacattaattaagtgttagtaaaggtgcatatgtttttttttttttttaaaaaaaccaccaaaaaaaaaaaataatttttttttttttttttttttttatttttttaattaaatttttatttaaagtgcatatgttctctactTTACATCTCTACTTTTTCTCTAGTGGAATCCTTTAGTAGCAAGCGTTGTACATGGGTAAGTATGTGAACAATTCCTTTCACAATGCAGCAGGTTGACTATGCAAATTTGTGGTTATAAAGCAAGTATATTTCCTCGGGGGTGCccaggtagctcagttggtagagcgtgcgccgatatgaagaggtttattccttgacgcagaggcccagggttcaaatctggtttcctgcatgtcttccacacctctcccctttcatgctgTCCTGGtgattaaaggcggaaaagaccaaaaataatcttaaaagcTCCCTTTGGACCCTGTGTGTACAGgttgctgctgtcagtgtgaCAGCAAAACAGGATAAAAGTTCAGCTGCTGCCTCAGTCTGCTGTAGGTCAGGGGAGGGGGctgtatattattcttactcCTAAATTTACATGCACTAATGCAAAGACtcttttgtgaatatttttatgACTGTATTATCTAGACAGACAACAGGACTTACAGTCACATTATATAGCACTGTTTATTCTGTTGGCTCATATATGTACTGATTTTCTCAGCTAGTATAGGTCAAAAGTAAACAACTTCCATGAATTGTGAAAGATTTTGAGACAGGTTTATTGCATTTGAAAAGTTTTCACTTGTTGAAAAGGACATTTGATTCTCTATGCTCTGTGAGCCTTGTTAACCTGGATACATCCCTTCTACATTCAACTGAAATTTTTTTCAATGACAAATGTTGAGTTGCTTGTTGATTTAATTCATGTGACACTGACCTTTTTCCACCCATGTCTATTTATTGGACATGTCTTTTTAACTGAATGAAATGTGTTACGTGTGCTGAATATTTTCAAGCAGAATTGTTAGAGATGTGCAGTTTATGCAACTTACATGTATGCAGGCTTATTGTAAGTTTTGTGTCTTGCTAAACTGTTAAAATAGGAAATTTTGctgagaacattttaatctAATTTACTGTACATTGATCTGTTTAACCCTCATTTCCCTTCATCACTCACTTCTCTTCTTCCAGCTCTGCTGTTGTGCAGATATGAAGAGCAACAACAGCCTGAATCCTTTGTATTTTCAGTTCACTCTGTTTGCAGACTTTGGGCCCCTCAGATATCTGTTCTTCAGTCTGTGTCTGTTGCTCTACATGACTGTTGTCTCTGCTAACATTGTCATTATTCTGACAGTCTGTCTGGAGAAGTCTCTGCATCAGCCCATGTATATTTTTatctgctgtctgtcttttaacTCTCTGTATGGCTCAGCCGGCTTCTTCCCCAGGTTTCTGATGGACATTCTGTCTGACACTCATTTGATCTCACGTCCATTATGTTTCATTCAGATGTATGTTATTTACACCTACGCATCATTTGAGCTGACTCTCCTCGGCATCATGGCCTACGATAGACTTGTTGCTATTTGCCATCCTTTACATTATCACAGTAAAATGACATTTAGGATTGTGAGAAATCTTGTGATTTTTGCCGGGCTCTACCCTGCATTTGCTAATGGTTTCGGTCTCTTCCTTACTGTTCGATTGCCGTTGTGTGGCAATAAACTGAATAGGCTTTTCTGTTCCAACTGGCCTGTGGTTCAGCTCTCCTGTGTGGACACAACTCTGAACAACATAGTAGGTCAGTTTGTCACGATGACAACCATCTTAATTCCCCTGTTCTTTGTCCTGTACACCTATCTACGTATTCTGCTTGTTTGCCGGAGGAGCTCGTCTGAATTCAGAGGAAAGGCGTTACAGACCTGCCTGCCTCACATCGTGACATTCATGAcctattctttctctctcttctgtgaGCTGTCATTGACTCGATTTGAAACTGATAAATTGAATCCGATTATCACAGTTGTTTTATCTTTAGAGTATTTGATGATCCCCCCCATTAATAACCCATTAGTTTACGGCATGAATCTGCCTCAAATCAAAGGAGTGATATTTAGATTTTTGAAGAGTTTTCCTGCTGCGAAAATGTAAAACTTAAAATGCACATTTAGCAAACCATATATTGCTAAGCTACAAAATTTACTTCTAGAATATGTTAATGTATTTGTCCATAGATCGTGTTTGCTATTACATAAATTTTAAGGGGGGCTTTGAAACTCACATTGTGGTTTTGAATAAGTTTCAACTGTtcataaaaaaatctatttctCACACATTAAATGTTAAAGCACATGTTAGAAAGAATATTATACGTTGCTTTTTTTAGGCTGATTGAAGGCCAATAAAACTTGGGCCATTGATATCATAACCTAGAACAGTGGTTTCCAAACTTTTTCATATACAGCAAAGGACACACAAACTGACACAGATTAGGGCAGGGGAAGATTTTTCCCTTAGgatgttttattaaaataagTCTATGAAATCCATGATTAAAATAGCCATACATTCTGTCATGTTGTAATTAATGGATAGAATTATAGAGAAAATAATCATTCTCCCTTTTCCTGGGGACCCCTTTGGTTCCTCAgaccccactttgggaaccactgacgtAGATCAAACTAGAATTGATAGGTTTTTAGGTGTGTTTGATGGGAATATGGTCTCACAGTATTATACCTTTTATGTTACACTGTTCATTCcgttttaatattattttgtaGTTTGTTGTGAATCATTTGccctttttttacattataatgATGTAGGATGTTGAATAAACAATATGGCCTATGAGTATGGAATGAGTATGGAATCAGATTTGTGTCAATAAAATCAAACACAATTTagtaaatatcaaacaaaaataaGAATAACTGAGACCTAAAGTATGTTTGACAACCTCTGATCTGTCTGGTTTTaatttctaaaaaagcttgtaaaacatcaaccctgttgtgcACATTCAGTCAATCTAGTAACACCATTCTCTTTCAGGACaaactgggctattagaatatGTGTGCTGCAGTTATATCACTTGAATGTGAAAATAGGTTGTGGGaccataaagacaaataaaaaaataaaacggaaatggaatctcacagatatttattgatatcacaaacacagcaataaaagctaagccaatctcctgtctaaaaGAGTTATCATATGTGTTAGGAGTCAAACAGTGAAAATATAAACATAACTTATACAGTGGAAAAAATAtctacatttcttcaaaaaaagtccagacgctttgCCCTCATGACATTCACTTATGCCAATccccaaaataataatgtaatctTTATTGATATCACATTCACATCAACTCTACACAAGAATATGTGTGGTCTAAAACAGATCTATGTATTTGgagacaaaaataaacataatgaacattataactcatataaaggccaaactatttacatttcttcaaaaaaggcccaaacttATGCCAAAACTCCAAACAGTAATGCTATTCTTCTCTGTAAAACGGCTTAGTATGGTTATAGACGATCTTTGGTCACATCTAACTATTCTGTTCTATACAGAGAGggggactcgagtcgcacttaagtcgcacaaacagctgacttcagactggactcggactcgacccaaaagacttcagacttgactcggactcgagcttTGAGACTcatcaacaacctgttttcatgcaattattgctttttaaatcaaattatattcacgtatttctattttcttttattggcacATATACACTGGGGAAAAGTATGACGAGCTgtatgtcccctgccctttgccataatgtgcaacgtaacgcatgcGCCTATGTGCGCACACTCACatatcaaaaaatgcattgccaatggcgacaccaagtcctcctggagttgtgccttttctcattagttttgctttcaataactttgtaaacagtggcagtaagcgaacagctacatgcaaagtgtgtggcaccaagataaatgatgccagaTCAACAACGTCAGACTTCATCTTCATCAGACATCTAAAAACGCAtccagataggtcagtcactcacacactAATGTGAAAAGAgatgttacatttagcatatatcgtcacaggtaacaagctaaccatcgcaaagtgttgtgctaatgctgggaacaggcacattgtatcttATAGTTAGTAGTTGCTGAGGTTAAGAAttccatggcgcacaggaggcgggacgcacagATCCATCTCCCCGGGAACAAACATTGTGTCGGGGGGGGCAAACTTatgtgatgcgtaattgatcccgtggatgatttgtaggctattaagttaacaaggtgtacccggtccaccaaacactgggccaTGTTGACGGTCTTAATTCTACACATATTTATGTTActgtatttactatttcatgATTTCCGCTGCGCCCATGCgcctgccgtggagacgctggcctcactaacctctcctcctctgagtctggtctccctcgcgctggactcagtttcactgagcgtactaacacttagaaaagaaattgcattacatcagtgagatcaaactgcttattgtgtttACAGTAATTTGGACTGGCACTGAGATGCATgctgttctgtaactggtgtggtgCTGCCACTTTTCTCTCGATTTCCACATCGacagacatttttgttgacatttctttgaatgaaagagacattacatttagcatatatcatcacaggtaacaagctaaccatcactaagtgttgtgctaattctgggaacaggcacattgtatctttatagttgtatccatatgatgtgacagaatTGAGCGTGagcgtcagttctggcaggccaggtagtcaagacgctgctaacgctattggccatcaacacggtctcatcagctgatctgctccagctgagctgcatcagctgatctggATTAGCCCATCAGCTGGTCAACACCCCTCGCTGCTCAATGGCTACACTCAAACAGGGCGCCCTATTTAAAGCAGATACAGTTTGCTCCTACCTGCTTGCTGCTCGCTTCTCTGCTGCCCGCCACCTCCCCGGCTCCTCCTTGTGTATAACGTGGCATTTGCTTCTATGTCAtcgttgctgctctgttcatgtgggggaatagttcagctcacacagtcctaaactgtgtgagcgttccctaatgctgctgctgtcctctgactctctgctatttcatggtgctcatgaaaggtcagaggactccctgaacagagccataccgccaaaatttaattcagaatttattagctgaaatgcaattattcaataaaaatttcctaaataatttttattgtcatgtgtgtgttcttgactttatggacctgacagaacttaggttaatatttcaccaggtccgagggctagagggatgtgttaagtaaACCCCATAAAGTTCTCCTAGAACTGATTTTGAttctgtactgtatggatgggagctacaggacatgctttgaattcataagatttaacaatacagtgttagggacagatcagatggtcagagacttgagacttgacttgaacatgcccctcaaagacttcagacttgattTGGACttgagctcaaagacttgagacttgacttggacttgcaaaaaatgacttgtgaacatctctggttCTATATCCTTGGGTGATCTCTCCTCACAATAAACAATCTTTACTTGGTCTCTCGGATGACGTATTGCTGGCCTTATATGGGCCTATTGTGTCAACGGACCAGCCTTCCATTGGTTGACAAGACATCAACAAGCGTCTCAGAGCATCATGTGAAATAAAATGGACGGTTAGCATCAGAGCTAGCGGCGATCGGCGGCGATAAACGAGCAAAAAGTAATAAATTATGTACATAAAGTGTATCAACCTTGCATGTAGCACTTTGGCTTTATTGTACAAAGACCCTGATAAACTGGACTTCAAGGCTACATTCATTATGATCAATAAGATGCCTTTTTTGACAGTTAACATTACATATACATGGTTCAACTAACAGGTTAAAATATATGTTTGAAAATCTCATTGTGGGTTTCTCAAATGTTAATAGAATATTATTTAGTCTATTTctcaaaaataaatgttaaagcaCATGTTAGAAAATATAGTATATGCTGCTTTTTCACGCCGATTGAAGGTCAAtaaatattgtgctttttataGCATAACCTAGAAAATTGGTTGCCAAATCTGGTCTGAGTTCTCTGGTGAGCCCTCTAGTGGAATCCTCCAGTAACAGGCGTAGTATATGAGCAATTTCATTCACGATGCAGCAGGTTGTCTACGCAAGTAGAAAAGCAAGTATATCTCCAGCCTGGAAGACTTTGggtatattttattttggatatgccaattaaaaacaacacacaaacaggtaGTCAGTATGTGACACAGCGTAGCTCCCTTTGGACCCTGTGTGTACAGGTTGCTGCTCTCAGTGTGACAGCAAAACAGGATAAAAGTTCAGCTGCTGCCTCAGTCTGCTGTAGGTCAGGGAGGGTGCTGTAGGGGAGGGTGCTGTGTATTATTTTAAAACCTATGTTTACACACACTGATGCAAAGACTGTTTTCTGAATATCTTTTTGACTGCTGGACAGACCACAGGATACATATgaacactatatacagtatattgtttcaGCTGATTTTGTCAGCTGTATAAGACACAAAAGTGGACAATTTCACTACGCTAAAAGCTTTTCAGAAATGTTGAATGTAATTGCAAACATTTCACTCGTGGAAAAGAACCTTTTGAATGTCTGTCATGTATGAGCCTTGTTAACCTGGATACAtctctttttcattcattcaactgTAATATTGTTCAATGAAAAATGTGAGGTTGCTTGTTCATTTAGTTCATGTGACACTGACCTTTTTCCttccatatatattttttgaacaTGTCTTTCTGAACTATCTGAAATGTGTTACTTATGCAGAATATTATCAGGCACAATACAACTTACATAAATGCAGGTTTATTTTAAGTGTTGCTTCTACTGTTAAAATAGGACTTTTTGATGCACacattataa
This window encodes:
- the LOC120569465 gene encoding olfactory receptor 10A3-like; the encoded protein is MKSNNSLNPLYFQFTLFADFGPLRYLFFSLCLLLYMTVVSANIVIILTVCLEKSLHQPMYIFICCLSFNSLYGSAGFFPRFLMDILSDTHLISRPLCFIQMYVIYTYASFELTLLGIMAYDRLVAICHPLHYHSKMTFRIVRNLVIFAGLYPAFANGFGLFLTVRLPLCGNKLNRLFCSNWPVVQLSCVDTTLNNIVGQFVTMTTILIPLFFVLYTYLRILLVCRRSSSEFRGKALQTCLPHIVTFMTYSFSLFCELSLTRFETDKLNPIITVVLSLEYLMIPPINNPLVYGMNLPQIKGVIFRFLKSFPAAKM